A stretch of Zymoseptoria tritici IPO323 chromosome 1, whole genome shotgun sequence DNA encodes these proteins:
- a CDS encoding uncharacterized protein (Shows sequence similarity to fungal hypothetical proteins.) → MAGPSFAARIPSWDDLFVRYFPLLSDNFRSALHDNCTTEYNNFLRGSLPGQEQTSLLVSSALATCIMDSKYVTSAMLANMQSAGVLLGILPTVLAMLGSNTVEIALISLRRPLFAACLAAASPAASPVHGSQFYDPIAALKQRAGHVKIPGFGPMVRSIVVTVEWLLVLAALGNVVELGMELGVWTVSSWATKQRYLPLLWTVSVLIVHLAGSASFRLRAHMRQPNGHGPIPFYSRITYWLMDEFTPCAEQTPTLVVWKQETILFLLMSWCTTTLTVVHIVYGVLMLSSLLFISVEDALSVVGRYLISALICRALLAFELRGMSKSSAVQDFDYSDESDT, encoded by the coding sequence ATGGCCGGTCCATCCTTTGCCGCCCGAATTCCATCATGGGATGATCTCTTCGTCCGGTATTTTCCCCTCCTAAGCGACAACTTCCGCTCGGCTCTCCACGACAATTGCACCACAGAGTACAACAACTTCCTGCGCGGGAGCCTGCCTGGACAAGAGCAAACGTCTCTGCTCGTCTCTTCGGCCCTGGCAACTTGTATCATGGACTCCAAGTACGTTACCTCGGCCATGCTTGCGAACATGCAGAGCGCCGGGGTGTTGCTTGGCATACTGCCAACAGTGCTTGCTATGCTTGGGTCCAACACCGTAGAGATCGCTCTGATTAGCTTACGGCGTCCGCTATTTGCTGCATGTCTTGCAGCCGCGTCACCCGCCGCATCGCCCGTCCACGGTTCCCAGTTCTACGATCCGATCGCTGCGCTCAAGCAGCGTGCTGGGCATGTCAAGATTCCTGGGTTTGGCCCAATGGTGCGATCGATCGTGGTGACAGTCGAGTggctcctcgtcctcgcggCTCTGGGGAATGTGGTGGAATTAGGTATGGAATTGGGGGTCTGGACCGTCAGCTCCTGGGCGACTAAGCAAAGGTACCTGCCGTTGCTCTGGACTGTTTCTGTGCTCATCGTTCACCTCGCTGGCAGTGCGAGCTTCCGCTTGCGCGCACATATGCGGCAGCCGAATGGTCATGGCCCGATCCCTTTCTATTCCCGCATAACGTACTGGCTTATGGACGAATTTACACCATGCGCAGAGCAGACGCCGACACTAGTCGTCTGGAAGCAGGAAACCATTCTTTTCCTGTTGATGTCGTGGTGTACCACTACGCTGACAGTAGTGCACATTGTGTACGGCGTCCTGATGCTTTCAAGCTTGTTGTTCATCTCCGTGGAGGATGCGTTGTCGGTAGTGGGCCGATACTTAATCTCCGCGCTGATCTGCCGCGCTTTGCTCGCCTTCGAGCTCCGTGGAATGTCCAAATCATCGGCTGTACAAGATTTTGACTACAGTGATGAAAGCGACACTTGA